A genomic segment from Blastococcus sp. PRF04-17 encodes:
- a CDS encoding T3SS effector HopA1 family protein: protein MPVALDDPPSAADMSHSPWNALIARIAEETELDGSVRIAGDLLPVSHRCRLVVETLADALYVRHFRAAAVPSVVPWPVGRRGGGEACLRLADALTPQFLGREGWTFAYRTEAGVPVFVISTGELERSSASCYLELSPAIAPEVYGRLVTALDGYGLPFRAELRGHSSSRERIGSVVVTVSRADAPALARLAIRLRQRSPFAFGRTVPAFTRPLAPGIGLADDPPGARDVGRHRFRVVATGLVQAGPHTGGAERRRAVVRAFLDACLDPAALHLNPRNPEFRLT, encoded by the coding sequence ATGCCCGTCGCGCTGGACGACCCTCCCTCAGCCGCCGACATGTCCCACTCCCCCTGGAACGCGCTGATCGCGCGGATCGCCGAGGAGACCGAGCTCGACGGCTCCGTCCGCATCGCCGGCGACCTGCTGCCCGTCTCGCACCGGTGCAGGCTGGTGGTCGAGACGCTGGCCGACGCCCTCTACGTCCGTCACTTCCGCGCCGCCGCGGTCCCCTCCGTCGTTCCGTGGCCGGTCGGCCGCCGCGGCGGCGGCGAGGCCTGCCTCCGGCTGGCCGACGCACTCACCCCCCAGTTCCTCGGCCGCGAGGGGTGGACGTTCGCCTACCGAACCGAGGCCGGCGTCCCCGTCTTCGTGATCTCGACGGGCGAGCTCGAGCGGTCGAGCGCCAGCTGCTACCTCGAGCTGTCCCCCGCCATCGCACCCGAGGTGTACGGCCGGCTGGTCACCGCTCTCGACGGCTACGGCCTTCCGTTCCGCGCCGAGCTGCGGGGGCACTCGTCGTCCCGCGAGCGGATCGGGTCGGTGGTGGTCACGGTCTCCCGCGCGGACGCTCCGGCGCTGGCCCGGCTCGCGATCCGCCTGCGCCAGCGCTCACCGTTCGCCTTCGGTCGCACGGTGCCCGCGTTCACCCGGCCGCTCGCGCCGGGCATCGGGCTGGCCGACGACCCGCCCGGCGCCCGGGACGTCGGCCGGCACCGGTTCCGGGTGGTGGCCACCGGCCTGGTCCAGGCGGGTCCGCACACCGGCGGGGCCGAGCGGCGGCGGGCCGTCGTGCGGGCCTTCCTCGACGCCTGCCTCGATCCCGCCGCCCTGCACCTGAACCCCCGCAACCCCGAGTTCCGGCTGACCTAA
- a CDS encoding glycerol-3-phosphate dehydrogenase/oxidase, with translation MTAGLPGALTPARRARALGEVPGASVDVVVVGGGVTGTGVALDAASRGLSVVLLERADLAAGTSRWSSKLVHGGLRYLAHGEIGLARESARERAVLMGSTAPHLVRPLPFLVPDAAGRDVTALAEAGGRAADLIRFSVPGGRGSLPSTRRVDADEVSRLVPGVRPGRGGVLFWDGQLVDDARLVVALARTAAAYGATVLTGATVTSVDGADVHVRVDDETFVLRAGVVVNAAGVWAQRLAPRIRLVPSRGSHLVVPGSALGSPSAALTVPLPGSRSRYVFALPQADGLVYLGLTDEPVEGPVPDDDPVPEDAEVAQLLATVNQVLTVPLTGDDVVGSYAGLRPLVLPESAGTGPGDATADLSRKHLLQWDGPVLSVVGGKLTTYRAMAEETVDAVVARLGRGARRSPTGRLPLLGAAPRRVLDRVAAPRRLVARYGTEAPTVEALGPAAVVAGRPESVGELRFAVRYEGARTVADLLDRRTRIGLVPADRERAVPVAEQVLAEEG, from the coding sequence GTGACCGCCGGACTGCCGGGGGCGCTCACCCCGGCTCGCCGGGCGAGGGCGCTGGGCGAGGTTCCCGGGGCGTCGGTCGACGTCGTCGTCGTGGGCGGTGGGGTGACCGGCACGGGGGTCGCCCTGGACGCCGCCAGCCGCGGGCTGTCCGTCGTCCTGCTCGAACGCGCCGACCTGGCCGCCGGCACCAGCCGGTGGTCGTCGAAGCTCGTGCACGGCGGTCTGCGCTACCTCGCGCACGGCGAGATCGGCCTCGCGCGCGAGAGCGCCCGCGAACGCGCCGTCCTCATGGGCTCGACCGCGCCGCACCTCGTCCGGCCGCTGCCGTTCCTCGTCCCCGACGCCGCGGGTCGCGACGTCACCGCGCTGGCCGAGGCGGGCGGACGGGCCGCGGACCTCATCCGCTTCTCGGTACCCGGCGGCCGCGGCTCCCTGCCGTCCACCCGCCGGGTGGACGCCGACGAGGTGTCCCGGCTGGTGCCCGGCGTCCGACCCGGCCGGGGCGGCGTGCTGTTCTGGGACGGGCAGCTGGTCGACGACGCCCGGCTGGTGGTCGCGCTCGCCCGCACCGCCGCGGCCTACGGCGCGACGGTGCTCACCGGGGCGACCGTCACCTCCGTGGACGGCGCCGACGTGCACGTGCGGGTGGACGACGAGACGTTCGTGCTGCGCGCCGGGGTGGTGGTCAACGCCGCGGGGGTGTGGGCGCAGCGGCTCGCGCCACGGATCCGGCTGGTGCCCTCGAGGGGCTCCCACCTGGTGGTGCCCGGGTCGGCGCTCGGTTCGCCGTCGGCGGCGCTGACGGTGCCGCTGCCCGGATCGCGCTCCCGCTACGTCTTCGCGCTCCCGCAGGCCGACGGACTGGTCTACCTGGGCCTCACCGACGAGCCGGTCGAGGGGCCGGTGCCCGACGACGACCCGGTGCCCGAGGACGCCGAGGTGGCGCAGCTGCTGGCGACGGTCAACCAGGTGCTGACGGTGCCCCTGACCGGGGACGACGTGGTCGGCTCCTACGCCGGGTTGCGCCCGCTCGTGCTGCCCGAGTCGGCGGGCACGGGGCCGGGCGACGCCACGGCCGACCTCTCCCGCAAGCACCTGCTGCAGTGGGACGGACCGGTCCTCTCGGTGGTGGGGGGCAAGCTCACGACCTATCGCGCGATGGCGGAGGAGACGGTGGACGCCGTCGTCGCGCGGCTGGGGCGGGGCGCGCGACGGTCGCCGACCGGCCGCCTGCCGCTGCTGGGGGCGGCGCCGCGGCGCGTGCTCGACCGGGTGGCCGCACCGCGGCGGCTGGTGGCCCGGTACGGCACCGAGGCGCCGACCGTGGAGGCGCTCGGCCCCGCCGCGGTCGTCGCCGGCCGGCCGGAGAGCGTGGGGGAGCTGCGGTTCGCCGTCCGGTACGAGGGCGCGCGGACCGTGGCCGACCTGCTCGACCGGCGCACCCGCATCGGTCTGGTGCCCGCCGACCGCGAGCGCGCCGTGCCGGTCGCCGAGCAGGTCCTTGCCGAGGAGGGTTAG